The window TGGCGCAGCGGTCGATTTCCACCAGCACATAGAGTTTTTTTCGATCCGCACCCTTGGGGTCATCTATATTGATGCGCTCAAGGCCCAGCATGGACATGCGCACCCCGATGACCTGACCGGCACAGATATGGCCATGGATTTTTGTCGAGATATCTAAAAGTTCATCAAAAGATTCCATGATTATTCACTCTTCTTCATCAGTTTTACTCGGTTCATCATATTCATTATATTCACCATAGGCCGCCAACCTCGTCCGTAATTCCTCACAACCTAAGTCAGTCTTGGCGGAAAAAAGGAGGCGGTCTTTCGGAGCGAGATTCAGGGCCGCATCTAGGGCCGCTGCCTGCTTGTTCTGCTGGTTCTTGGAGAGCTTATCCGCCTTGGTGTAGACGGGCAGGGCAGGGATGTTGTTATACTGCAACCAGTCCAGCATCTCCCGATCCGTGGCCTTGAGTTCGTGGCGCAGATCAATAATAACCACCACGCAGGCTAGAGTTTCTCGTTCCAGCAGATAGCCGCTGATCAGCTCTTCCCAGCCCGAGCGCACTTTGCGGCCCACCTGGGCAAAGCCGTAGCCGGGCAGATCCACCAGGAACATCCGCTCTTTGACCTCGAAGAAATTCAGGCTCTGGGTCTTGCCCGGTTTAGAGCTGGTCTTGACCAAGTTCTTGCGATTAATCAGTTTGTTGATCAGGCTAGACTTGCCTACATTGGAGCGACCGGCAAAGGCGATTTCCGGGTAAAGAGGGTCGGGCAGCCGTTGCAGGCTGAAGACCGAGTCCACAAAGGACACTTGATTAAAATTCATATATTTTTTTTGCGAAGCCGAATTACTTCAGTTTGATATTCTGCTCCGAGGAGCGGGGGTAATTCTTTTATTTTCTTTTTGCGCTCTGGCTCTCAATTCTGAGATTAAAACGTCTATCATATTCAATTCAACGATAACGCGGGAATTGGTTCCGCTATTGACTGATTGTGTCCAAATTTCTATCCCGCGATCCGTATGATCGGTCCACAGATCTTTTTCTCCGATTTTTATATGAATGCCATTATTCCAAGGTTCAGCTGTAGCACCATTTCTGATAAGTTCAAGCAAAACGTCCTGATTCATAATTCCTCCTATTTCGGCTTTCACCAAAAAAAGTAACAGTGTTAATAATTGGAAAATCACTTCAGTCTGCTCCCCGCCCTTAAAAGGACG is drawn from Candidatus Electrothrix rattekaaiensis and contains these coding sequences:
- the yihA gene encoding ribosome biogenesis GTP-binding protein YihA/YsxC, which encodes MNFNQVSFVDSVFSLQRLPDPLYPEIAFAGRSNVGKSSLINKLINRKNLVKTSSKPGKTQSLNFFEVKERMFLVDLPGYGFAQVGRKVRSGWEELISGYLLERETLACVVVIIDLRHELKATDREMLDWLQYNNIPALPVYTKADKLSKNQQNKQAAALDAALNLAPKDRLLFSAKTDLGCEELRTRLAAYGEYNEYDEPSKTDEEE